One window from the genome of Canis aureus isolate CA01 chromosome 18, VMU_Caureus_v.1.0, whole genome shotgun sequence encodes:
- the NOD1 gene encoding nucleotide-binding oligomerization domain-containing protein 1 isoform X1 produces MWAKQSLVPLAMEKQSHGEMGIIPSESHSHIKLLKINRELLVTHIRNTQCLVDNLLENDYFSSEDAEIVGACPTQPDKVRKILDLVQSKGEEASEFLLYVLQQLEDAYVDLRPWLSEIGFSPSELIQSKVVVNTDPVSRYTEKLRQQLGRDSKFVLCYAQKEELLLEETYTDTIAELVGLKDESLGPLGSLACLLDRSSGVLSEQGETIFICGDAGMGKSMLLQRLQSLWAARRLDAQFKFFFHFRCRVFSCFKEGDALCLQDLLFKHYCYPEQDPDEVFAFLLRCPHAALFTFDGLDELHSDFDLSGAPDTSSPWEPAHPLVLLANLLSGKLLKGAAKLLTARTGVEIPRQLLRKKVLLRGFAPSHLRAYARRMFPDRAVQQHLLAQLEANPNLCSLCAVPLFCWIIFRCFQHFHSVWDSAAQLPSRTVTLTDVFLLVTEVHLNRTQPTSLVQRNTRSQVETFRASRGTLRSLGQVAHGGMEKSLFVFGQEEVQAAEFQEGELQLGFLRAVPEPGVGGDQQSYEFFHITLQAFFTAFFLVVDDQVGTQQLLRFFQEWAPPGEAGAESCYPPLLPFQCLKGGGLAGEDPFKNKDHFRFTNLFLCGLLSKAKEKLLRHLVPPAALRRKRKALWAHLLASLRAHLKNLPRTQSGGFSQVQAMPTFIWMLRCIYETQSEKVGRLAAKGICANYLKLTYCNACSADCSALSFVLHHFRKRLALDLDNNNLNDYGVRELQPCFSRLTVLRLSVNQITDSGVKVLYEELTKYKILTFLGLYSNQITDVGARYVARILDECKGLTHLKLGENKITSEGGKCLALAVRNSSSILEIGMWGNRIGDEGAKAFAEALRNHPSLTNLSLAFNGISTEGGKSLAQALQRNTSLRIFWLTKNELDDEVAESLAEMLKVNQTLKHLWLIQNQITAKGIAQLADALQKNTGITEICLNGNLIKPEEAKVFEDEKRIVCF; encoded by the exons ATGTGGGCAAAGCAGTCCCTCGTTCCTTTAGCCATGGAAAAGCAGAGTCACGGTGAGATGGGGATAATCCCATCAGAGTCTCACTCCCACATTAAATTGCTGAAAATCAACCGGGAACTTCTGGTCACTCACATCCGCAACACCCAGTGTCTGGTGGACAACTTGCTGGAGAATGACTACTTCTCTTCCGAAGATGCGGAGATCGTGGGTGCCTGCCCCACGCAGCCCGACAAG GTTCGCAAAATTCTGGACCTGGTACAGAGCAAGGGTGAAGAAGCATCTGAGTTCCTCCTCTACGTGCTCCAACAACTCGAAGACGCTTATGTGGATCTCAGGCCTTGGCTGTCGGAGATTGGCTTCTCCCCGTCAGAGCTTATTCAGAGCAAAGTTGTCGTCAACACCGACCCAG taAGCAGGTACACGGAGAAGCTGCGACAGCAACTGGGCCGGGATTCCAAGTTCGTCTTGTGCTACGCCCAGAAGGAGGAGCTGCTGCTGGAGGAGACGTACACCGACACCATCGCGGAGCTGGTGGGCCTCAAGGACGAGAGCCTGGGCCCTCTGGGCAGCCTGGCCTGCCTCCTGGACCGCTCCAGCGGCGTCCTCAGCGAGCAGGGCGAGACCATCTTCATCTGCGGCGACGCGGGCATGGGCAAGTCCATGCTGCTGCAGCGGCTGCAGAGCCTGTGGGCCGCGCGGCGGCTGGACGCCCAGTTCAAGTTCTTCTTCCACTTCCGCTGCCGCGTGTTCAGCTGCTTCAAGGAGGGCGACGCGCTGTGCCTGCAGGACCTGCTCTTCAAGCATTACTGCTACCCGGAGCAGGACCCCGACGAGGTGTTCGCCTTCCTGCTGCGCTGCCCGCACGCGGCCCTCTTCACCTTCGACGGCCTGGACGAGCTGCACTCGGACTTCGACCTGAGCGGCGCCCCTGACACCTCCTCCCCCTGGGAGCCCGCCCACCCGCTGGTCCTGCTGGCCaacctgctcagcgggaagctgCTCAAGGGCGCCGCCAAGCTGCTCACGGCCCGCACGGGCGTCGAGATCCCGCGCCAGCTCCTCCGCAAGAAGGTGCTTCTGCGCGGCTTCGCCCCCAGCCACCTGCGGGCCTACGCCCGGAGGATGTTCCCCGACCGGGCGGTGCAGCAGCACCTGCTGGCCCAGCTGGAGGCCAACCCCAACCTCTGCAGCCTGTGCGCCGTGCCCCTCTTCTGCTGGATCATCTTCCGCTGTTTCCAGCACTTCCACAGCGTGTGGGACAGCGCGGCGCAGCTGCCCAGCCGCACGGTGACCCTGACCGATGTCTTCCTGCTGGTCACCGAGGTCCACCTGAACAGGACGCAGCCCACCAGCCTGGTGCAGCGGAACACGCGGAGCCAGGTGGAGACCTTCCGTGCCAGCCGGGGCACCTTGCGCTCGTTGGGGCAGGTGGCCCACGGGGGCATGGAGAAGAGCCTCTTTGTCTTTGGCCAGGAGGAGGTGCAGGCGGCCGAGTTTCAGGAGGGGGAGCTGCAGCTGGGCTTCCTGCGGGCCGTGCCAGAGCCGGGCGTGGGCGGCGACCAGCAGTCGTACGAGTTTTTTCACATCACCCTCCAGGCCTTCTTTACCGCCTTCTTTCTCGTGGTGGACGACCAGGTGGGCACTCAGCAGCTGCTCAGGTTCTTTCAGGAGTGGGCGCCTCCCGGGGAGGCGGGAGCAGAGTCCTGCtatccccctctcctccccttccagtgCCTGAAGGGCGGTGGCCTGGCGGGGGAAGACCCCTTCAAGAACAAGGATCACTTTCGGTTCACTAACCTCTTCCTGTGCGGCCTGTTGTCCAAGGCCAAAGAGAAACTCCTGCGGCACCTGGTGCCCCCCGCTGCCCTGCGCAGAAAGCGCAAGGCCCTGTGGGCACACCTGCTTGCCAGCCTGCGGGCCCACCTGAAGAACCTGCCCCGAACTCAGTCCGGGGGCTTCAGCCAAGTACAGGCCATGCCCACCTTCATCTGGATGCTGCGCTGCATCTACGAGACCCAGAGCGAGAAGGTGGGCCGGCTGGCGGCCAAGGGCATCTGCGCCAACTACCTCAAGCTGACCTACTGCAACGCGTGCTCGGCCGACTGCAGCGCCCTCTCCTTCGTCCTGCACCACTTCCGCAAGCGGCTTGCCCTCGACCTGGACAACAACAATCTCAACGACTACGGCGTGAGGGAGCTGCAGCCCTGCTTCAGCCGCCTCACTGTCCTCAG ACTCAGCGTAAACCAGATCACTGACAGTGGGGTAAAGGTGCTATATGAAGAGCTGACCAAATACAAAATTCTGACGTTCTTAGG CCTGTACAGCAACCAGATCACGGATGTGGGAGCCAGGTACGTCGCCAGAATCCTGGATGAGTGCAAAGGCCTCACACACCTGAA GCTGGGGGAGAACAAGATAACGAGCGAAGGGGGAAAGTGCCTCGCCCTGGCCGTGAGGAACAGCAGCTCCATCTTAGAAATCGG GATGTGGGGTAACAGAATCGGCGATGAAGGAGCAAAGGCCTTTGCAGAGGCTCTGAGGAACCACCCCAGTCTGACCAACCTCAG TCTTGCATTCAACGGCATCTCCACAGAAGGAGGAAAGAGCCTCGCGCAGGCCCTGCAGCGGAACACCTCTCTGAGAATATTCTG GCTCACCAAAAATGAACTTGATGATGAAGTGGCAGAGAGCTTGGCAGAGATGTTGAAAGTCAACCAGACGTTGAAACATTTGTG
- the NOD1 gene encoding nucleotide-binding oligomerization domain-containing protein 1 isoform X3, producing MWAKQSLVPLAMEKQSHGEMGIIPSESHSHIKLLKINRELLVTHIRNTQCLVDNLLENDYFSSEDAEIVGACPTQPDKVRKILDLVQSKGEEASEFLLYVLQQLEDAYVDLRPWLSEIGFSPSELIQSKVVVNTDPVSRYTEKLRQQLGRDSKFVLCYAQKEELLLEETYTDTIAELVGLKDESLGPLGSLACLLDRSSGVLSEQGETIFICGDAGMGKSMLLQRLQSLWAARRLDAQFKFFFHFRCRVFSCFKEGDALCLQDLLFKHYCYPEQDPDEVFAFLLRCPHAALFTFDGLDELHSDFDLSGAPDTSSPWEPAHPLVLLANLLSGKLLKGAAKLLTARTGVEIPRQLLRKKVLLRGFAPSHLRAYARRMFPDRAVQQHLLAQLEANPNLCSLCAVPLFCWIIFRCFQHFHSVWDSAAQLPSRTVTLTDVFLLVTEVHLNRTQPTSLVQRNTRSQVETFRASRGTLRSLGQVAHGGMEKSLFVFGQEEVQAAEFQEGELQLGFLRAVPEPGVGGDQQSYEFFHITLQAFFTAFFLVVDDQVGTQQLLRFFQEWAPPGEAGAESCYPPLLPFQCLKGGGLAGEDPFKNKDHFRFTNLFLCGLLSKAKEKLLRHLVPPAALRRKRKALWAHLLASLRAHLKNLPRTQSGGFSQVQAMPTFIWMLRCIYETQSEKVGRLAAKGICANYLKLTYCNACSADCSALSFVLHHFRKRLALDLDNNNLNDYGVRELQPCFSRLTVLRLSVNQITDSGVKVLYEELTKYKILTFLGLYSNQITDVGARYVARILDECKGLTHLKLGENKITSEGGKCLALAVRNSSSILEIGMWGNRIGDEGAKAFAEALRNHPSLTNLRLTKNELDDEVAESLAEMLKVNQTLKHLWLIQNQITAKGIAQLADALQKNTGITEICLNGNLIKPEEAKVFEDEKRIVCF from the exons ATGTGGGCAAAGCAGTCCCTCGTTCCTTTAGCCATGGAAAAGCAGAGTCACGGTGAGATGGGGATAATCCCATCAGAGTCTCACTCCCACATTAAATTGCTGAAAATCAACCGGGAACTTCTGGTCACTCACATCCGCAACACCCAGTGTCTGGTGGACAACTTGCTGGAGAATGACTACTTCTCTTCCGAAGATGCGGAGATCGTGGGTGCCTGCCCCACGCAGCCCGACAAG GTTCGCAAAATTCTGGACCTGGTACAGAGCAAGGGTGAAGAAGCATCTGAGTTCCTCCTCTACGTGCTCCAACAACTCGAAGACGCTTATGTGGATCTCAGGCCTTGGCTGTCGGAGATTGGCTTCTCCCCGTCAGAGCTTATTCAGAGCAAAGTTGTCGTCAACACCGACCCAG taAGCAGGTACACGGAGAAGCTGCGACAGCAACTGGGCCGGGATTCCAAGTTCGTCTTGTGCTACGCCCAGAAGGAGGAGCTGCTGCTGGAGGAGACGTACACCGACACCATCGCGGAGCTGGTGGGCCTCAAGGACGAGAGCCTGGGCCCTCTGGGCAGCCTGGCCTGCCTCCTGGACCGCTCCAGCGGCGTCCTCAGCGAGCAGGGCGAGACCATCTTCATCTGCGGCGACGCGGGCATGGGCAAGTCCATGCTGCTGCAGCGGCTGCAGAGCCTGTGGGCCGCGCGGCGGCTGGACGCCCAGTTCAAGTTCTTCTTCCACTTCCGCTGCCGCGTGTTCAGCTGCTTCAAGGAGGGCGACGCGCTGTGCCTGCAGGACCTGCTCTTCAAGCATTACTGCTACCCGGAGCAGGACCCCGACGAGGTGTTCGCCTTCCTGCTGCGCTGCCCGCACGCGGCCCTCTTCACCTTCGACGGCCTGGACGAGCTGCACTCGGACTTCGACCTGAGCGGCGCCCCTGACACCTCCTCCCCCTGGGAGCCCGCCCACCCGCTGGTCCTGCTGGCCaacctgctcagcgggaagctgCTCAAGGGCGCCGCCAAGCTGCTCACGGCCCGCACGGGCGTCGAGATCCCGCGCCAGCTCCTCCGCAAGAAGGTGCTTCTGCGCGGCTTCGCCCCCAGCCACCTGCGGGCCTACGCCCGGAGGATGTTCCCCGACCGGGCGGTGCAGCAGCACCTGCTGGCCCAGCTGGAGGCCAACCCCAACCTCTGCAGCCTGTGCGCCGTGCCCCTCTTCTGCTGGATCATCTTCCGCTGTTTCCAGCACTTCCACAGCGTGTGGGACAGCGCGGCGCAGCTGCCCAGCCGCACGGTGACCCTGACCGATGTCTTCCTGCTGGTCACCGAGGTCCACCTGAACAGGACGCAGCCCACCAGCCTGGTGCAGCGGAACACGCGGAGCCAGGTGGAGACCTTCCGTGCCAGCCGGGGCACCTTGCGCTCGTTGGGGCAGGTGGCCCACGGGGGCATGGAGAAGAGCCTCTTTGTCTTTGGCCAGGAGGAGGTGCAGGCGGCCGAGTTTCAGGAGGGGGAGCTGCAGCTGGGCTTCCTGCGGGCCGTGCCAGAGCCGGGCGTGGGCGGCGACCAGCAGTCGTACGAGTTTTTTCACATCACCCTCCAGGCCTTCTTTACCGCCTTCTTTCTCGTGGTGGACGACCAGGTGGGCACTCAGCAGCTGCTCAGGTTCTTTCAGGAGTGGGCGCCTCCCGGGGAGGCGGGAGCAGAGTCCTGCtatccccctctcctccccttccagtgCCTGAAGGGCGGTGGCCTGGCGGGGGAAGACCCCTTCAAGAACAAGGATCACTTTCGGTTCACTAACCTCTTCCTGTGCGGCCTGTTGTCCAAGGCCAAAGAGAAACTCCTGCGGCACCTGGTGCCCCCCGCTGCCCTGCGCAGAAAGCGCAAGGCCCTGTGGGCACACCTGCTTGCCAGCCTGCGGGCCCACCTGAAGAACCTGCCCCGAACTCAGTCCGGGGGCTTCAGCCAAGTACAGGCCATGCCCACCTTCATCTGGATGCTGCGCTGCATCTACGAGACCCAGAGCGAGAAGGTGGGCCGGCTGGCGGCCAAGGGCATCTGCGCCAACTACCTCAAGCTGACCTACTGCAACGCGTGCTCGGCCGACTGCAGCGCCCTCTCCTTCGTCCTGCACCACTTCCGCAAGCGGCTTGCCCTCGACCTGGACAACAACAATCTCAACGACTACGGCGTGAGGGAGCTGCAGCCCTGCTTCAGCCGCCTCACTGTCCTCAG ACTCAGCGTAAACCAGATCACTGACAGTGGGGTAAAGGTGCTATATGAAGAGCTGACCAAATACAAAATTCTGACGTTCTTAGG CCTGTACAGCAACCAGATCACGGATGTGGGAGCCAGGTACGTCGCCAGAATCCTGGATGAGTGCAAAGGCCTCACACACCTGAA GCTGGGGGAGAACAAGATAACGAGCGAAGGGGGAAAGTGCCTCGCCCTGGCCGTGAGGAACAGCAGCTCCATCTTAGAAATCGG GATGTGGGGTAACAGAATCGGCGATGAAGGAGCAAAGGCCTTTGCAGAGGCTCTGAGGAACCACCCCAGTCTGACCAACCTCAG GCTCACCAAAAATGAACTTGATGATGAAGTGGCAGAGAGCTTGGCAGAGATGTTGAAAGTCAACCAGACGTTGAAACATTTGTG
- the NOD1 gene encoding nucleotide-binding oligomerization domain-containing protein 1 isoform X2 → MWAKQSLVPLAMEKQSHGEMGIIPSESHSHIKLLKINRELLVTHIRNTQCLVDNLLENDYFSSEDAEIVGACPTQPDKVRKILDLVQSKGEEASEFLLYVLQQLEDAYVDLRPWLSEIGFSPSELIQSKVVVNTDPVSRYTEKLRQQLGRDSKFVLCYAQKEELLLEETYTDTIAELVGLKDESLGPLGSLACLLDRSSGVLSEQGETIFICGDAGMGKSMLLQRLQSLWAARRLDAQFKFFFHFRCRVFSCFKEGDALCLQDLLFKHYCYPEQDPDEVFAFLLRCPHAALFTFDGLDELHSDFDLSGAPDTSSPWEPAHPLVLLANLLSGKLLKGAAKLLTARTGVEIPRQLLRKKVLLRGFAPSHLRAYARRMFPDRAVQQHLLAQLEANPNLCSLCAVPLFCWIIFRCFQHFHSVWDSAAQLPSRTVTLTDVFLLVTEVHLNRTQPTSLVQRNTRSQVETFRASRGTLRSLGQVAHGGMEKSLFVFGQEEVQAAEFQEGELQLGFLRAVPEPGVGGDQQSYEFFHITLQAFFTAFFLVVDDQVGTQQLLRFFQEWAPPGEAGAESCYPPLLPFQCLKGGGLAGEDPFKNKDHFRFTNLFLCGLLSKAKEKLLRHLVPPAALRRKRKALWAHLLASLRAHLKNLPRTQSGGFSQVQAMPTFIWMLRCIYETQSEKVGRLAAKGICANYLKLTYCNACSADCSALSFVLHHFRKRLALDLDNNNLNDYGVRELQPCFSRLTVLRLSVNQITDSGVKVLYEELTKYKILTFLGLYSNQITDVGARLGENKITSEGGKCLALAVRNSSSILEIGMWGNRIGDEGAKAFAEALRNHPSLTNLSLAFNGISTEGGKSLAQALQRNTSLRIFWLTKNELDDEVAESLAEMLKVNQTLKHLWLIQNQITAKGIAQLADALQKNTGITEICLNGNLIKPEEAKVFEDEKRIVCF, encoded by the exons ATGTGGGCAAAGCAGTCCCTCGTTCCTTTAGCCATGGAAAAGCAGAGTCACGGTGAGATGGGGATAATCCCATCAGAGTCTCACTCCCACATTAAATTGCTGAAAATCAACCGGGAACTTCTGGTCACTCACATCCGCAACACCCAGTGTCTGGTGGACAACTTGCTGGAGAATGACTACTTCTCTTCCGAAGATGCGGAGATCGTGGGTGCCTGCCCCACGCAGCCCGACAAG GTTCGCAAAATTCTGGACCTGGTACAGAGCAAGGGTGAAGAAGCATCTGAGTTCCTCCTCTACGTGCTCCAACAACTCGAAGACGCTTATGTGGATCTCAGGCCTTGGCTGTCGGAGATTGGCTTCTCCCCGTCAGAGCTTATTCAGAGCAAAGTTGTCGTCAACACCGACCCAG taAGCAGGTACACGGAGAAGCTGCGACAGCAACTGGGCCGGGATTCCAAGTTCGTCTTGTGCTACGCCCAGAAGGAGGAGCTGCTGCTGGAGGAGACGTACACCGACACCATCGCGGAGCTGGTGGGCCTCAAGGACGAGAGCCTGGGCCCTCTGGGCAGCCTGGCCTGCCTCCTGGACCGCTCCAGCGGCGTCCTCAGCGAGCAGGGCGAGACCATCTTCATCTGCGGCGACGCGGGCATGGGCAAGTCCATGCTGCTGCAGCGGCTGCAGAGCCTGTGGGCCGCGCGGCGGCTGGACGCCCAGTTCAAGTTCTTCTTCCACTTCCGCTGCCGCGTGTTCAGCTGCTTCAAGGAGGGCGACGCGCTGTGCCTGCAGGACCTGCTCTTCAAGCATTACTGCTACCCGGAGCAGGACCCCGACGAGGTGTTCGCCTTCCTGCTGCGCTGCCCGCACGCGGCCCTCTTCACCTTCGACGGCCTGGACGAGCTGCACTCGGACTTCGACCTGAGCGGCGCCCCTGACACCTCCTCCCCCTGGGAGCCCGCCCACCCGCTGGTCCTGCTGGCCaacctgctcagcgggaagctgCTCAAGGGCGCCGCCAAGCTGCTCACGGCCCGCACGGGCGTCGAGATCCCGCGCCAGCTCCTCCGCAAGAAGGTGCTTCTGCGCGGCTTCGCCCCCAGCCACCTGCGGGCCTACGCCCGGAGGATGTTCCCCGACCGGGCGGTGCAGCAGCACCTGCTGGCCCAGCTGGAGGCCAACCCCAACCTCTGCAGCCTGTGCGCCGTGCCCCTCTTCTGCTGGATCATCTTCCGCTGTTTCCAGCACTTCCACAGCGTGTGGGACAGCGCGGCGCAGCTGCCCAGCCGCACGGTGACCCTGACCGATGTCTTCCTGCTGGTCACCGAGGTCCACCTGAACAGGACGCAGCCCACCAGCCTGGTGCAGCGGAACACGCGGAGCCAGGTGGAGACCTTCCGTGCCAGCCGGGGCACCTTGCGCTCGTTGGGGCAGGTGGCCCACGGGGGCATGGAGAAGAGCCTCTTTGTCTTTGGCCAGGAGGAGGTGCAGGCGGCCGAGTTTCAGGAGGGGGAGCTGCAGCTGGGCTTCCTGCGGGCCGTGCCAGAGCCGGGCGTGGGCGGCGACCAGCAGTCGTACGAGTTTTTTCACATCACCCTCCAGGCCTTCTTTACCGCCTTCTTTCTCGTGGTGGACGACCAGGTGGGCACTCAGCAGCTGCTCAGGTTCTTTCAGGAGTGGGCGCCTCCCGGGGAGGCGGGAGCAGAGTCCTGCtatccccctctcctccccttccagtgCCTGAAGGGCGGTGGCCTGGCGGGGGAAGACCCCTTCAAGAACAAGGATCACTTTCGGTTCACTAACCTCTTCCTGTGCGGCCTGTTGTCCAAGGCCAAAGAGAAACTCCTGCGGCACCTGGTGCCCCCCGCTGCCCTGCGCAGAAAGCGCAAGGCCCTGTGGGCACACCTGCTTGCCAGCCTGCGGGCCCACCTGAAGAACCTGCCCCGAACTCAGTCCGGGGGCTTCAGCCAAGTACAGGCCATGCCCACCTTCATCTGGATGCTGCGCTGCATCTACGAGACCCAGAGCGAGAAGGTGGGCCGGCTGGCGGCCAAGGGCATCTGCGCCAACTACCTCAAGCTGACCTACTGCAACGCGTGCTCGGCCGACTGCAGCGCCCTCTCCTTCGTCCTGCACCACTTCCGCAAGCGGCTTGCCCTCGACCTGGACAACAACAATCTCAACGACTACGGCGTGAGGGAGCTGCAGCCCTGCTTCAGCCGCCTCACTGTCCTCAG ACTCAGCGTAAACCAGATCACTGACAGTGGGGTAAAGGTGCTATATGAAGAGCTGACCAAATACAAAATTCTGACGTTCTTAGG CCTGTACAGCAACCAGATCACGGATGTGGGAGCCAG GCTGGGGGAGAACAAGATAACGAGCGAAGGGGGAAAGTGCCTCGCCCTGGCCGTGAGGAACAGCAGCTCCATCTTAGAAATCGG GATGTGGGGTAACAGAATCGGCGATGAAGGAGCAAAGGCCTTTGCAGAGGCTCTGAGGAACCACCCCAGTCTGACCAACCTCAG TCTTGCATTCAACGGCATCTCCACAGAAGGAGGAAAGAGCCTCGCGCAGGCCCTGCAGCGGAACACCTCTCTGAGAATATTCTG GCTCACCAAAAATGAACTTGATGATGAAGTGGCAGAGAGCTTGGCAGAGATGTTGAAAGTCAACCAGACGTTGAAACATTTGTG